Within Dromaius novaehollandiae isolate bDroNov1 chromosome 15, bDroNov1.hap1, whole genome shotgun sequence, the genomic segment AATGTGGTCCAAAATTTGAATCTTTAGGCATACCTTCAAAATAGACAAAATGGATTATGCTGCGCAATAATGCAACTTATTAATAAACAGATATTTGGCATGAAGAATTCTGAATTCTTATCtgctggtatttttaaaaagtacaggaATTGTAAACGGCTTAATGTCATCTGgtacaaatacaggaaactacCCTCCTTTCGAGGGAGGGGTTCTGGTACTGAAGTATAACActtagggagaggaaaataaaatgaagttgtCTGCAATCTGTCAATATTGTCTGTAAACCTGCCGAAGCCCTCgaagagaaaaatctgcagtTGTCCTAATGCAAACCACGGCCCCGTGAAAACCCTTCTCATGTCAGAAAGTGCATAAGTTTTCcactaaaaatatttgcaagcaaTACACGTGCATCAGCCGCGCGGGGTCATATTCTGCCCCGAGCGGTGGCTTCTGCAGGGTCGCGGCATCGGCGGGGGGGACGGGCAGGATGGGACCAGCTCCCTGGGCAGAGCCCGAGCTTGGTTTCgacggggctggggcagctctgctggcctcGGCCACCCGCCTGGGGTTCGTGGTGGCAAAGAGGCGACTCCTTCCCTCTGTCAGACATGCAAATAAAGTGACTCCCCTAAAGAAAGATGCTAGTAGGAAATATGGAGTAAAACGCATGAAAACAGGAGGGACCCTGGTCCCTCGGCGCCTGCGCCTCGTGCTCGGTCACCTCGCAGCGTTGGTGTGGCCGAAGGGCTGATCCCACCGCGCGAATTCCCGCGCCGCCCTCCGAGCCCCCTCGACGTCCCTCCCTGGGGGGAGAGCAAACGCCTTCCCCGCCTCAACTCAACAACCACGATCGCTGCCCAGcttggaaaactggaaaagaaacgTCCGGCCGCCACGGCGGCGGGTCGCCGTCTATCTCTTGTGGCCCTTGTTCCTCCGCTTGATGTGGTTGGTGGCGGCGCTGTCCCGGCGGGAGCAGAAGTGCTTGGCCACCAGCTGCCTGCACTGCTCGCACTTGACCGTGCAGCACCAGTGGAACTTGCAGTTGCAGCTGGTGACCATCTCCGTCCTCCTCTCCTCCACCTTGAGGCCGCACTCGGTGCAGAGCCGCCTGCAGCTCCTCTTCTCCCACTGCGAGAGGTTCTTGCCGGTCTGCAGGCACTCCCGGCCCTCGGTGCCGTGGTGGCCCAGGCTGGCGTTCCTGGTGCAGTAGTCGGGAGACTCCTCCAGGAAGACGAGCTCGGTGGCGTGGACGTTGTTGAAGGCCTCCGCCGTGGCCCCGCGGCTCTCGGCGCTGTTCCCGGCTCGCATGCGCCTCTTGTCCATCTCCAGCTTGTGGGCCTGGTCGTATTTCATCTTCAGGTAGTTCCCGATCTCCCGAAACTCGGCGAGCTGCAGCCAGCACGTCTGGATGCTGCAGCTGCCCGACACCCCGTGGCACTTGCAGGCCCTCTTCATGGTTGCTTTCACAGCCTTGGTGGGAAAAGGCAGAGGCGTTAGGAGCAGGAGGAGATCGTGGTCATTTAAATCTCAAAAACGGGGTATGAGGGACTCCTAATTTGGGGGCATTGGGTCAAATACGGCTCATGCTGGACATGACTTCGGGTCACTCCAAGACACGAACTGCAGCTGTTAATTCAGCTTCTGGCAAACATCTGGTCTCCTCGCTAATTAAAAGCGACAGATAACAGGTGGGCACCAACTATTGTCTCCAGCCCTTGCAGGAGGTATTTCTGCAGGCCAGGAGAAACGCGCATCTGTCGGGTCATGCCCTCCCCACGCCGTCCGGGGCTGCAGATCACCCCGCTCATTGGCGTATCAGCCCATCATCCTTCAGAGATTTCATTGAAAACGTGTGAAACAGCGTTGCGGCATGATTATACTAAACCTTCACGCATCTCCTCCAGGCCAAGCACTTCACAGACATTATCTACCTATCTCCCGCTCTGGTATTTATAAGGTCCCAATCACTGGTATCTATGTGAGATTAAGCCTCGGCACGCCCTACGAGATAGGTATGTAAAGTGTTGCCATCCCTGTTTTTACAGACAAGGAGGTTTGGCAAGACGCTGCAAGCTTGTGCGTCtctgcggggagcggggggaagcGGGAGCCGGCAGCTGCCTTCTCACTCATACGTGCTTCCCCCTGCTAACCGGCTCGGAAATGCATATTGCAAGAAAGTAAGGGAGTATAAAGCATACGACTTGCTGAATAAACCACCCGTGTTAGTAGCTGACTGCATTGCACAAAGCTACCGAAGCTGCAAGCAGAAGTGAATCTTGCTGCAGCTCCTCGTGGTCAGGTTTAGGGCTGGATTCTGACTCTGTTTCCCCCCCCATGCGAGCAGTGCAGGGCCTTGGTCGTCACGGAGGGCTGGAGAAGGGGACCCAAAATAATTGGATTATGTCTGGTTACGGTTTCAATGCAAACAACAACTTTTTCTCAATATTTGACTTACGAGTCTCCCCACTTCGTTGTTGTGCAGGTTAATGAGGGCGCGGGTGTCGTGGCCTGTTTCCAAAGCATCCACGAAGAGCTTGGAAATCCTCTCGCCGAACTCCACGTTGTCACTGCAGCCTCCCCAGACCCAGCCTCGGCCCCCTGCAAAAACCAGGCACGCTGCGGACCGCGAAGCGACCGGACGGCTCTCCTGCTTGAGCCCTCCGGTGCCGCCCAGCCCAGGCGGCAACAAGCTCGGCTTACCGACGCGGCCGTTCCTGGAGTCGTCGCAGCCGCAGCTCTCGAAGTCGCCCAGGCTGCAGTTCCTGGTGAGGGTGTACATGACTCCAGCTGAGCTGATGGCGTGCACGAAGGACGTTTCCCTGGTAGCtaaggggagagggggaaaaggagcTGTCACATGCAAACATACGTAACATCAGTCCTGTTGTACTGGGAAAGAAGTTCTCTTGTGAAGCCTTCAGCGCCGtagcagaaaaaggagagaggaccGCCCCCCCCCAGAGCAATTTGTGCAAAAGATGAAGCACTGCAGAAATTAAAACCTCCGTAAACTGCCAAGCGCTTGTGCCTGGAGCCTCTTCAGGCTTCAGCACTGAGAGCTTTAGCGATTTGGCACTGTGTTATCCAGGTGTCCGTGCGTGGGATGGAGTTCCTTGGTAACGCCAGGAGCTTGCAGCGATGCCCCCGTCCTGCTCTCGCCAAGGTTAATTACCGCTGCCGTCGCCTGGTGCTGTTTCTCCCCCGTTTTGTGCTCGGGGGGCCTGCTCGGGCTCCGGGCTCGCCTGCTGGGCAAATTGCATCTGATCTGGCTTCCGTCAGCGGGCAGCCCGGTGCTAATAGCTGTCTAGACCCACACTCCTATTTTAGCTTCTTTCTGGGCTTCAACCTGCTGCCAACAGATTCAAGTAAAGAtgctactctggaaaaaaagaggttTGTGCGCGTTGAAGAAGATAGCGTTCAAATATATCCACAATTTGTGTATGCAGGCAGTTTCTCAGCGCAGGTCTCTGGCTTCTCCCTTCATCTTTCCTGTTCTTCTCCCCTGCTGCAAGTCCTGGTGCCTCTATCGACACCCTCCATCCGACTCCGCGTTAAAACAGTGGCTGGAGCAAGCGCGcagcaaagcactgcagaaagcACCGAGCGCGAGGTTAGCACATAGGGCTGGGAAGGACCTGGTATTTGCAGGAAAATGTTAGCATTTATCCCACCAACTAATATagctggagaaaaacaaatgtgtttttggGGGGACGTACAAGCCCTTCTTCCTCAGCGCAACGAGGAGCGTTGGCTCCCCTTCGCGTGCACCCCGGCACGGCTCTGCCGGCGTCGCGGGTCGAGGCACTTACCGCTCCGGAGCCGGTTGTGGGTGGAGAGCTGAAGGGCGCTTTCGGGGCAGTTCCAGCGCTCCCAGCCGAACTGGAATTTGCACTCCTCGATGCCGCTCTGCGCCCCCGCCGCCACGCTGCTGGAGTACGTCAGGTAAGCCTGGCACGGGAAACGGGCGTTTAAACCCAGCACCGCTCAACATCGCCCGGGAGAGCAGACACGAAAGGGCTGCGGCTCCTTCCCCCGTTGCTCAGCGGGACTCGGCGCCAAGACGCCCTGGGAAACGTGGTTCCTCGGAAAAGTAATATTTCCCACTTGCAAAACAAGGTTGCTCTACTAAAACTCCTAATAGGCCGTGCGTTAATTACCTTAGGTCCTGTCATCAGAAAATTATTCACAGacctgaaagacagaaaagaaaacgAAGCATATAATCCAACACCGGCTAAAGAGCATccctaaaaaaataataataataataataaaaagtcctTTCAGCTGAGTTGCATCCTACCACGCTGCTGCGTCGAAAATGGCCCAGCAGATCCAGGcgatggagaggaggagggaggtgtcCGGCTGCATGGCTGTCGCCCGAGGGCAGCTTGCTGCTCCCAGCCGgtgctcccagctgctgcccaaggtgagcgccgggggccggggatGCCGCGGGAACCTGCGGCCCTGATATTTATAAGGTGAAGCTGTGAATAGTCAAAACCCCCCATTCATCTGCTACCCAATGACTTAATGTGCTAAAAAAGCTGCTGCTCCAATGGGTGAGGAGGCAACGCCTAGCGCCGCACTTCAAAAGGCAGCGCGGTGTCACCGGGATGCTCCGGCCGGGGCCCAGGCTTCCCCGGGGACGCGCGTCCGTCcggccagcactgctgctgccctccGATGCAGCCCCTGGAGTAAAAcctgggggggggacagcagTCTTGCAAAGCCCTGTTGGGGATGGATAGACCTCCCAGGTCCTCTGGGTTTGCAGAGGTTCATTTAaccacagggattttttttcccctttttttcttttttttcctttttttccttttttttttctttccccccccctttttccccctcctttctcctccctgcgAGGTGGCATCCTGCTTTCCCACCCCGCTAGCAGCGTGTCCCGCTGCACAGGAGCGTGGCTCCCCCGGCTCCGTGCATGCTCCGACTCGCCCGGCCGGAGCGCGGAAAGGGAAATCCTTATCCGAGGAAGCCGCTCGGGGTGGTTTTGGCCAATACGCAGCAAAACTCCCTGCGAGTCCCCGCTTCCATCGTCAGCATCCCGTGCGCATCTCACTCGCTAGCGCTGCCAAAGGCCCGTGGCTGGGAGAGCGTTTCGCGTGTGTCCCTGGGGGCGCGTTGacgtggtttggggttttttttcccctcccagggTGGGAGAGGATCTGCTTTTTAAGGGCAGGTGGATGCAAGGTGAGTCGGTTTAGGGAAGGCGGCGTGCAAAACCTCGTGCAAATAGGAACCGATGGTCCACGTGTCCTAATGCTCGGATATTCGTATGGAGCAAACGGGGTCCTTGGGTCTTGGCAGGTGACCGCCGAGGCCAGCGCACTCGTGACGCATGTGGGGCTGTGGTGCCAAGGGCTGGCATTGGGCACGGGGCTTTGGCTTGCGCCGGGAGCCGGCGTCCAGGCTGTGGAAACCCGGGGGCTAAAATGCAGCCCCCGCGCTAAATCGCCCCGGGCAGGTGACACATTCAGACCCCAAGCGTCAAATCCTGGCTGCCTTGCAATAAAACCCACCTGGGCTATTAGGGACCCCCCCTCGCTGGAGCCGCGGGAGCGCTGCTGCCGGGGGGAGCGTTGCCCCCGCGCTGAATGCGGTTTGATTAATGAAGGCTAATGAAGATGGAGGTGGATCTGGGCTGGGGCCCCCCCGGCCTCGTGCTGCAAACAGGCTCAACACCCCTGGCAGCGTAGATTTAGGATGGCCCGAGGAGGGGCCCGTGCCTGGGGGCTCCCCGGCCTccccgcagcaggtcccccccccgcagctgtGTCAGCACAGCCacattttggtgcttttttttgttttcccaccCTAATTCCCAGCTCGGCCGCAAGCGTGGCACAACCGCTTGGCTGCCAGGCCGGGCACGAGCGGCTCCCGGGCTGCCCCGTTCCCACCGGCTCCGGTTCAATGATCCCTCCACGCTGCCCCTTCGCCGCGGGGGATCCGGATCCGCTTCGCCGCACGGCCGGGATGTAAATCCCGTGTTCCCACTCCGGAGCGGCGTCCCCGGTGCGAGAGCTGTTGCAAGCTTCCTTCTCCCATCGCCCTTATTGCCCACCGTCCCCAAGGAAGCCGGCGGCCACCTTCTTGGCACCCTCAACTCTCCTGGTCGTTAAGCTCAGCCTATGTTACAGGGCCCGCTCATGCATTTCTTCAACCCTTTGAGGTGGGAACACCATCGTGTTAGCAGCGGTGGGGGCAGCGGCCTGGATTAGGCATGACCTGTGTCAGCTCCCCGTTGGCGGGGCCGAAAAAGAGAAAAGCGATTCTTCTCGCTGGAGGGGAGGATGATTTCCAGCATCACGAGAAAACAAAGCGGACCAAAAAGGATTATTTTCCCCAAACAAAATTCTCTTTGAGAACACCCACTCGGAGTcacacatcatttttttttcctccttgcttgtTGCAACCTTGCCAAATCCGAAAATGCAGAAATTGAGTTGGCCGCTGAACTCATGAGAGCGGCTTAAAATTCCCGAGTTGGCTGCTTTATCTTGCAAGTCTTGGTCTGTCTGCCTGGTGCCGGGGCCCTAATGGGGCTCTGCGGCCCCGGGGGCTGGAAACGCGCTTCTGCTGCCCCGCTCCGTCCCCTTTTCTTCCCGATCCTCAGCCATCCgggtgccttctgcagagggcccTTGAAGAGAACGTGAAGCACTGGAAGATCTGCAAGATACCGTAGGAGCTGTCAAGAGCTGCCGTCAGCAGAGCACCGAGATGTGCGCGCGCCGTCCCCAGCaactgttttttcccagatgatcCCTTCTGAGAAGATAAGAAGCACACGGAGCCACGGCTCGCAACGCGCATAGGTGCCGCGCGGCGCCAAACGAGCGCCTGCCCTGCTGTCATCCCGCACCACGTCGGATCCGAGCTACAGAGACGCCCGCGCGCACGCGGCCCCACGCGCCCGCCCGCTCCTACGCGCGCTGGATCCGGCCCAAACGGCCGCATCACGTTGCACGTCCAAGGCTGAGCGGATTGTGCTGCCGGGACGCGTCTCGGCGGGCGGGATCGCGTCGGGGtgccggagccgggccgggctcggCGTCCCCCCGCGCCGGGAGAACACAGCCCGCTCTGTGCCGCGGTCGCTGCGTGGGAGGCTCCCTGCGGCTTGGCAGCAGCAGGtcagtgctttttaaaaggcCGTTGTTTTAACGCTGTGTTTTTGAGAGACAAAGGGAGAGCGGGGTGGAGGCACGAGATCTGCCCGTGCTTCTGCCTCGAGCATCTCCCCCGGCTccctcctcctcgctgccagctCGGCTCCCCGCGCCTCTTCCGTGCACGCAGCGTCCGTCCTTAGTCCTGCCAAGCTTGTACCAGCCTCCTCCTTGCTTTaggctctgcttcctcctcttgctccccctttcctcttccccctctcttctcttAGCAGGGAAGACCCTCGGTGTGTCATCACCAGCGATGGAGCAGAAACAGCCAGGGGTGGTTCCCCAAAGTGCCGGTGTCCTGTATCTTGGCATCTCCTGGGAATCTCAGCTGTGGCTGATGTATCCCAGCCACCCAGGCCCAGCTTATTGCCCCCACCACGGGCGGCTCACACCTAGGCAGGTGTTAGCAACCACGGCACTCGTGACCCGAATAAGAGAGTGCGCCCAAAGGGATCTCGTTCCATAATCTGAAAAAACGCCCTATGTGCTTTGGGACTCGGTCTGTGATACCTGAGCTGGGCTTAGTGGTATCTCCACGTGAGCAGTAGCTCCACGTGGTTTCCAGTTGGGCTTGAACTGAAACTCAGCGTGCACGTGCCCTTCTTGCAGGAAAGCCGGGTTCAGGATCCGTCCTCCCTGCTGTTATCAAACACCTGCCTAAGGAGACTTCCGAAACCAAACGGCGTCCGCGTGACAACGATAGGAGCACAGGGCTCCTCTGTGCAGCCTCCCCAAAACCAGGGATGAGGCCTTCTGTGGTGGTGCAGAGCAATGAGTGCTGCCTCGTGCTGGCCGGGGAAGCCAGCCAGGCTCCCGGGAAGGCTGATCTTACCCCCGGgctggaggagggaaggctgACTTTATGGAGATATGAGGAAAGCTGGCATTTATCTCTATATATTGATTTTTCTGCTGTGACTCGATTAGCTCAGAAGCTGGTTTTCCTTTGGAGGAGCTGTAAGGTAGTGTGTCACTATATAAGGGACCAAGACCAAAACCAGCAAAGGGTTATTGGTAATTAGCAAAGAGCTTTAAGTTTCCC encodes:
- the WNT8A gene encoding protein Wnt-8a, whose amino-acid sequence is MQPDTSLLLSIAWICWAIFDAAAWSVNNFLMTGPKAYLTYSSSVAAGAQSGIEECKFQFGWERWNCPESALQLSTHNRLRSATRETSFVHAISSAGVMYTLTRNCSLGDFESCGCDDSRNGRVGGRGWVWGGCSDNVEFGERISKLFVDALETGHDTRALINLHNNEVGRLAVKATMKRACKCHGVSGSCSIQTCWLQLAEFREIGNYLKMKYDQAHKLEMDKRRMRAGNSAESRGATAEAFNNVHATELVFLEESPDYCTRNASLGHHGTEGRECLQTGKNLSQWEKRSCRRLCTECGLKVEERRTEMVTSCNCKFHWCCTVKCEQCRQLVAKHFCSRRDSAATNHIKRRNKGHKR